A single window of Malus sylvestris chromosome 5, drMalSylv7.2, whole genome shotgun sequence DNA harbors:
- the LOC126623766 gene encoding uncharacterized protein LOC126623766 yields MATTTPGEDDMELERQLQSLNKPIVKTVQLRPTSFPAETQKSAPVIDPISETLSKMEACPEGTVPIPRTTKDDLVMAKSLSHQMFRNAAKNNALSPNTHQVFVRINQKAGVA; encoded by the exons ATGGCGACTACTACTCCAGGAGAAGATGACATGGAATTGGAAAGACAACTTCAGAGTCTTAACAAGCCTATCGTCAAAACCGTTCAG CTGCGACCAACTTCATTTCCAGCTGAGACTCAAAAATCAGCTCCTGTGATTGATCCGATATCCGAAACATTGTCTAAAATGGAAGCATGCCCTGAGGGAACAGTTCCTATACCTAGAACAACAAAGGATGATTTAGTAATGGCCAAAAGTCTTTCACATCAAATGTTTCGCAATGCCGCAAAAAATAATGCCCTTTCCCCGAACACTCAT CAAGTGTTTGTTAGAATAAACCAAAAAGCCGGCGTCGCATAA
- the LOC126623762 gene encoding laccase-11-like isoform X1, whose protein sequence is MSDPYKIFRCIRTIRSKKMVKINNFCWGSGLLYLCFVGLFLTPGEAALKKYQFDVQVKNVSRLCHSKPIVIVNGRFPGPTVYAREGDTLLINVTNHAKYNMSIHWHGLKQYRNGWADGPAYITQCPIKTGNSYTYNITVTGQRGTLWWHAHIFWLRATVYGAIVILPKQEGGFPFPQPYSEANIVLGEWWNNDVEEVVKKGNLLGLPPDMSDAHTINGKPGPLFPCSEKHTYALDVEQGKTYLLRIINAALNDELFFAIAGHNLTVVEIDAVYTKPFTTQAILIAPGQTANVLVQATQVPNRYFMAARPFMDAPISVDNKTATAILQYKGIPNYVWPILPQLPAVNNTAFALSYDGKLRSLNTAQFPANVPLKVDRHLFYTIGLGINPCPTCLNGTHLTAALNNITFVMPQIGLLQAHYFNTTGIFTTDFPDHPPTPFNYTSAPLTANLGTKQGTRLSKIAFNSTVELVLQDTNLLTVESHPFHLHGYNFFVVGSGIGNFDPKNDPAKYNLVDPPERNTVGVPTGGWTAIRFRADNPGVWFMHCHLELHTSWGLKTAFVVENGKDTDHSVLPPPKDLPPC, encoded by the exons ATGTCCGATCCCTACAAAATTTTCCGTTGCATACGAACAATCCGGTCTAAAAAAATGGTGAAAATCAACAATTTCTGCTGGGGTTCTGGTCTTCTCTACTTATGCTTTGTTGGGTTATTTTTAACTCCGGGTGAAGCTGCTTTGAAGAAGTACCAATTCGAT GTTCAAGTGAAGAATGTTAGCAGGTTGTGCCATTCGAAGCCAATTGTTATAGTAAATGGGAGGTTCCCTGGACCTACAGTTTATGCTAGAGAAGGAGATACACTTCTTATAAATGTTACCAACCATGCAAAATATAACATGTCAATTCACTG GCATGGACTGAAGCAATATCGCAATGGGTGGGCAGATGGGCCCGCCTACATCACACAATGCCCTATCAAAACAGGGAACAGCTATACCTACAATATTACTGTAACCGGGCAAAGAGGAACACTTTGGTGGCATGCTCACATCTTTTGGCTAAGAGCTACTGTCTACGGAGCGATTGTCATCTTGCCGAAACAAGAGGGTGGATTTCCATTTCCTCAGCCTTACAGTGAAGCTAACATTGTCTTAG GAGAATGGTGGAACAACGACGTCGAAGAGGTTGTTAAGAAAGGGAACCTACTTGGATTGCCACCAGATATGTCAGATGCACACACCATCAATGGGAAGCCAGGGCCTCTGTTTCCATGTTCTGAAAAAC ATACCTATGCATTAGATGTTGAACAAGGAAAGACGTACCTGCTACGAATCATTAATGCTGCACTAAATGATGAGCTATTCTTCGCCATTGCTGGCCACAATTTGACAGTGGTAGAAATTGATGCGGTCTATACCAAACCATTTACAACCCAAGCAATTCTGATAGCACCGGGCCAGACTGCGAATGTTCTTGTTCAAGCAACTCAAGTGCCCAACAGATATTTCATGGCTGCCAGGCCATTCATGGATGCACCCATTTCCGTTGACAACAAAACTGCCACTGCTATACTACAATATAAAGGCATCCCAAATTATGTATGGCCAATCCTTCCTCAACTTCCAGCAGTCAATAACACTGCTTTCGCATTAAGCTACGATGGCAAGctaagaagtctaaacacagcTCAGTTCCCAGCCAATGTACCTCTCAAAGTTGATCGACATCTTTTTTACACTATTGGTTTAGGAATCAACCCCTGCCCTACTTGCCTGAATGGAACACACCTCACTGCTGCTTTAAACAATATCACTTTTGTGATGCCACAGATTGGGCTGCTTCAAGCTCATTATTTCAACACCACAGGAATATTTACCACAGATTTCCCAGACCACCCTCCAACGCCTTTCAATTACACTAGTGCTCCACTCACAGCCAACCTTGGAACTAAACAAGGCACCAGGCTTAGCAAGATTGCCTTCAATTCAACAGTAGAGTTGGTGCTACAAGACACCAATCTCCTCACAGTGGAGTCTCATCCCTTCCACCTTCATGGTTACAATTTCTTTGTTGTTGGCTCTGGAATTGGGAACTTTGACCCCAAGAACGACCCGGCTAAGTATAATTTGGTGGATCCTCCTGAAAGAAACACAGTCGGAGTTCCCACCGGTGGTTGGACTGCGATAAGGTTCAGGGCGGACAATCCAG GTGTGTGGTTCATGCACTGTCATTTGGAGCTGCATACCAGCTGGGGTTTGAAGACTGCATTTGTGGTGGAAAATGGGAAAGACACTGATCACTCTGTCTTGCCTCCACCTAAAGACCTTCCACCTTGTTAG
- the LOC126623762 gene encoding laccase-11-like isoform X2 — MSIHWHGLKQYRNGWADGPAYITQCPIKTGNSYTYNITVTGQRGTLWWHAHIFWLRATVYGAIVILPKQEGGFPFPQPYSEANIVLGEWWNNDVEEVVKKGNLLGLPPDMSDAHTINGKPGPLFPCSEKHTYALDVEQGKTYLLRIINAALNDELFFAIAGHNLTVVEIDAVYTKPFTTQAILIAPGQTANVLVQATQVPNRYFMAARPFMDAPISVDNKTATAILQYKGIPNYVWPILPQLPAVNNTAFALSYDGKLRSLNTAQFPANVPLKVDRHLFYTIGLGINPCPTCLNGTHLTAALNNITFVMPQIGLLQAHYFNTTGIFTTDFPDHPPTPFNYTSAPLTANLGTKQGTRLSKIAFNSTVELVLQDTNLLTVESHPFHLHGYNFFVVGSGIGNFDPKNDPAKYNLVDPPERNTVGVPTGGWTAIRFRADNPGVWFMHCHLELHTSWGLKTAFVVENGKDTDHSVLPPPKDLPPC, encoded by the exons ATGTCAATTCACTG GCATGGACTGAAGCAATATCGCAATGGGTGGGCAGATGGGCCCGCCTACATCACACAATGCCCTATCAAAACAGGGAACAGCTATACCTACAATATTACTGTAACCGGGCAAAGAGGAACACTTTGGTGGCATGCTCACATCTTTTGGCTAAGAGCTACTGTCTACGGAGCGATTGTCATCTTGCCGAAACAAGAGGGTGGATTTCCATTTCCTCAGCCTTACAGTGAAGCTAACATTGTCTTAG GAGAATGGTGGAACAACGACGTCGAAGAGGTTGTTAAGAAAGGGAACCTACTTGGATTGCCACCAGATATGTCAGATGCACACACCATCAATGGGAAGCCAGGGCCTCTGTTTCCATGTTCTGAAAAAC ATACCTATGCATTAGATGTTGAACAAGGAAAGACGTACCTGCTACGAATCATTAATGCTGCACTAAATGATGAGCTATTCTTCGCCATTGCTGGCCACAATTTGACAGTGGTAGAAATTGATGCGGTCTATACCAAACCATTTACAACCCAAGCAATTCTGATAGCACCGGGCCAGACTGCGAATGTTCTTGTTCAAGCAACTCAAGTGCCCAACAGATATTTCATGGCTGCCAGGCCATTCATGGATGCACCCATTTCCGTTGACAACAAAACTGCCACTGCTATACTACAATATAAAGGCATCCCAAATTATGTATGGCCAATCCTTCCTCAACTTCCAGCAGTCAATAACACTGCTTTCGCATTAAGCTACGATGGCAAGctaagaagtctaaacacagcTCAGTTCCCAGCCAATGTACCTCTCAAAGTTGATCGACATCTTTTTTACACTATTGGTTTAGGAATCAACCCCTGCCCTACTTGCCTGAATGGAACACACCTCACTGCTGCTTTAAACAATATCACTTTTGTGATGCCACAGATTGGGCTGCTTCAAGCTCATTATTTCAACACCACAGGAATATTTACCACAGATTTCCCAGACCACCCTCCAACGCCTTTCAATTACACTAGTGCTCCACTCACAGCCAACCTTGGAACTAAACAAGGCACCAGGCTTAGCAAGATTGCCTTCAATTCAACAGTAGAGTTGGTGCTACAAGACACCAATCTCCTCACAGTGGAGTCTCATCCCTTCCACCTTCATGGTTACAATTTCTTTGTTGTTGGCTCTGGAATTGGGAACTTTGACCCCAAGAACGACCCGGCTAAGTATAATTTGGTGGATCCTCCTGAAAGAAACACAGTCGGAGTTCCCACCGGTGGTTGGACTGCGATAAGGTTCAGGGCGGACAATCCAG GTGTGTGGTTCATGCACTGTCATTTGGAGCTGCATACCAGCTGGGGTTTGAAGACTGCATTTGTGGTGGAAAATGGGAAAGACACTGATCACTCTGTCTTGCCTCCACCTAAAGACCTTCCACCTTGTTAG